A stretch of DNA from Pseudomonas sp. HN11:
AGCGCCTTGTTCTCGGCACAGGTGACCACCACGTAGCGGCGGTCATGCTCGTCCATCAACTCCAATGCCTCGGCCACTGGCGTCTCAGGGCTCACCGACGGTGCGTTATCCGCCGCGTCTTCGGCCTTCACCAGCAACAGGCGCTTGAGGGTGCTGTCCTGGCCCACGAAGTTGCTGACGAACTCGTCGGCAGGGTGCGCCAGCAGCGTGTCCGGATGGTCGATCTGCAGGAGCTTGCCGGCACGGAAGATGGCGATCTTGTCACCCAGCTTGATAGCCTCGTCGATGTCGTGGCTGACCATGATCACGGTCTTGTTCAGTGCGCGCTGCATCTCGAAGAATTCGTTCTGGATCATCTCGCGGTTGATCGGGTCGACCGCGCCGAACGGTTCATCCATCAGCAACAACGGCGCATCGGCCGCCAACGCGCGGATCACGCCGATGCGCTGTTGCTGGCCGCCAGACAATTCACGCGGGTAGCGATGCAGGTACTGTTTGGGCTCCAGCTTGATCATGCTCATCAACTCGCGGGCGCGGTCGTGGCATTTCTGCTTGTCCCAGCCGAGCAGCTTGGGCACGACCACGATGTTTTCCTCGATGGTCATATTCGGGAACAGGCCGATCTGCTGGATCACATAGCCGATGTTGCGACGCAGGGTCACTTCATCGAGGTCGGTGGTGTCTTCGCCGTTGATCAGGATCTTGCCCGACGTAGGCTTGATCAGGCGGTTGATCATCTTCAGCGTGGTGCTCTTGCCGCAGCCCGAGGGACCGAGGAATACGCAAATTTCGCCTTCATTGACGGTCAGGCTTACATCGTTAACGGCCGTTACAGTCTTGCCGTTGCT
This window harbors:
- a CDS encoding osmoprotectant ABC transporter ATP-binding protein OsmV, whose amino-acid sequence is MIELQNLSKTFQSNGKTVTAVNDVSLTVNEGEICVFLGPSGCGKSTTLKMINRLIKPTSGKILINGEDTTDLDEVTLRRNIGYVIQQIGLFPNMTIEENIVVVPKLLGWDKQKCHDRARELMSMIKLEPKQYLHRYPRELSGGQQQRIGVIRALAADAPLLLMDEPFGAVDPINREMIQNEFFEMQRALNKTVIMVSHDIDEAIKLGDKIAIFRAGKLLQIDHPDTLLAHPADEFVSNFVGQDSTLKRLLLVKAEDAADNAPSVSPETPVAEALELMDEHDRRYVVVTCAENKALGYVRRRDLHRQTGTCGQYLREFNATAAYDEHLRILLSRMYEFNRSWLPVMDAERVFLGEVTQESIAEYLSSGKSRGGKTSIVSPAETALA